The sequence below is a genomic window from Methylotuvimicrobium sp. KM2.
ACGCTGGAGCGTGGGAACAAGAAAAAAACCGTCATCCCGGCAGTGATTATCGGGACTCAGGTCACAAGGACGTGAGGGCCTGTGGCAAGACATGGCCCCCCCGGAGGTCTTCGGTAAATACCTAAATATTTTGGTCCAATATTTGCTTTTTATATTAGTAAGACGATCGTTTTCTCTGTATGAATATTTCTTTCTCGATTAACCGATAAGCTCATGACTTTAAAAAACCGTGTATAAAAAGATTCTCGAACACTTAAATGAAGCGGTTTTGCTATTCGATCGGCAGCTTAAACTGACTTACATCAACACCGCCGGTGAGATTCTCTTCGCCGATAGTGCTCGACACTTGTTGGGCAATAGCGCCATTGAGTTATTCAAGACGGTCGATTCGGAGCAGCGGTTGGATCTGGAGCAATGCCTACGTATGGATGAGCCCTTAGTCGATCGCGAATTAACCCTGGATATTATGAATCAGAGCATTACGGTTAATTTTAGTGCAACGCCCGTTATCAATGATGATCAGGTTACTGAGATAATTGTTGAGTTGCAGCAACTGGATAGGCATTTACGCATTTCTAAGGAAGAGCAATTATTATCTCAGCAATCAACCGTTCGAATGTTGGTCAGAGGTCTGGCTCATGAAATCAAAAATCCCCTTGGAGGGTTAAGAGGCGCGGCACAGTTGCTGGATCTAGAATTGGATGATCCTGAACTGAAGGAATACACTCAAATTATTATTGCCGAGTCCGATCGACTGCAAGGTTTAATGGATAAAATGCTCGGCCCTAATAAGCTACCGAATAAAGCGCTATTAAATATTCATGAAGTTGTCGAACGAGTTAGGCAATTAGTGCTTATCGAAGCGAACGGAAAACTGAGCGTTATTCAGGATTACGATCCTAGTATTCCGGATGTTTTTGCCGATAAAAATCAATTGATTCAAGCGGTATTGAATATTGTAAGAAATGCCGTTCAGGCGATGGAAGGCAGCGGAGTACTGACTTTAAAAACCAGAGTTTGCCGGCAGATGACGATAGGTCGCAAAAGAAATAAATTGACCGCGAGAATCGATATTATCGATACCGGTCCCGGAATCGATAAAGAGATGATGAGCAAGGTTTTTTATCCGATGATTACCGGACGGGCCAGCGGAACAGGGCTGGGTTTGTCCATCGCACAGTCTTTGATCAATCAACATGACGGCATGATCGAATGCGATAGTCAGCCTGGTCGTACCGTTTTTTCAATTTATTTACCCCTGGAGAATCACCATGAGTAATTCGGGCATGGTTTGGATCGTCGACGACGATAAATCCATCCGCTGGGTATTAGAGAAAGCCCTGCAAAAAGCCGCGATCGAAACCCGTTCATTCGCTAACGGTAACGTGTTGCTCGAAGCGTTGAAATCCGAAGAACCGGACGCGTTGATCACCGATATTCGCATGCCCGGCATCGATGGCTTGCAGTTGTTGAAGAGCGTGCAAAGCAGTCATCCGGATTTACCGGTGATCGTGATGACCGCACATTCCGATTTGGAAAGCGCGGTATCGGCATTTCACGGCGGGGCCTTCGAATATTTGCCCAAGCCGTTTGATATAAAAGAAGTCGTTGAGGTTGTTCGACGCGCGTGTGAGCATTCCAAGCAAAGGCAGGAATCGATACATAATAACCATGTCGCTGAAGCAACACCCGAAATTATCGGCGCCGCTCCGGCGATGCAAGAAGTATTTAGGGCGATAGGTCGATTGGCTCGCTCCCACATTACCGTGATGATCAATGGCGAGTCCGGAACCGGCAAGGAATTGGTGGCCAAGGCTTTACATCGTCATAGTCCAAGAGCGAGTAATCCGTTCATTGCATTGAACATGGCCGCGATCCCTAAGGATTTGATGGAATCCGAATTATTCGGGCATGAAAAAGGTGCGTTTACCGGAGCACAAGCGCGACGGTCGGGGCGATTCGAGCAAGCCAATCACGGAACGCTGTTCCTCGACGAAATCGGCGATATGCCCGCCGAACTGCAAACGCGATTGTTGAGAGTGCTGGCGGACGGCGAATTTTATCCGGTCGGTGCGCATTCATCGGTCAAGGTCGATGTTCGGATCATTGCCGCGACACACCAGAATCTTGAAGCCTTGGTCGCTCAAGGGCGGTTTCGCGAGGATTTATTTCATCGCTTGAATGTTATTCGCATTCATATTCCACCACTTCGAGATCGCCGAGAAGATATTCCGTTGCTAATGCAGTATTTTTTAAGTAAAGCCGCGGCCGAATTGAATACCGAATTAAAGGTGCTTAAGCCTGATGCCGAACAATTCTTGAAGGCCCTGGAATGGCCGGGAAATGTACGCCAGCTCGAGAATCTGTGTCGTTGGCTGACCGTAATGGCTTCAGGTAGGGAAATTCACAAGAATGAATTGCCGCCGGAATTGCTGCATAGTCGAGAGGAGTCGGGCGGGGCTGATGAGAATTGGCAAGGGGTATTGAAGAAAAATATAGAGTACCAATTGCATAAGGGCGATCAGGAGATCGCCAAACATACGATACCGGTAGTCGAAGCCATTTTGATTAAGTCGGCATTGGATTTTACCGGCGGAAAACGTCACGAAGCGGCTAAGCTTCTGGGTTACGGTAGGAATACGCTGACACGTAAAATCAAAGAGTTGGATATCGAAGAATAATCGGTAATCTGATTATGTAGAATAGGCCCGTTAACCCACGCGTTCCAGCTTGGGAATACCGAAACCGGAAGCTTTATATCTGGTAAGGACGTAGCCCGTATGCAGAGCTAGCGGAATACGGGAAATTCGTGGCCTCGCCCATCCCGGATTGCGCTGCGCTCCATCCGGGCTACGGTGCTACGAAGTATATACACATGGCCGTCACGAAATCCTTATGGCTCGAGAAGAGGGCTTTCAAGGATGAAAGCCCTCAATCCGGTGTGATTGCCTATAAGGTTTAGCCTTTGAGCAAATCCTTGACTTTAGCCATGATGCCGTTCGGATCGATGCCTTGGTGCGGGAATTGCTCCCACAAGCCGCCGCAGCCTTCTTTATGCGTGGCGATGTGAGCAAATTTAGGCGTGTAACCGCGTTCCAGTAACCATGAGCCATATCGGCTGCCCAGACCGGTTTTGCGGTTGAACGATTCGACGACCAACACCATCGGCGATTTTCCGACTTTGGCCAGCATGTCTTCGTCGATGACGTTTAATGTCGGTTTGTTGATCAAGCCGACATCGATGCCTTCTTGTTTCAAACGTTCAACCGCATCCAGCGCGCGGTATAAGGATTCGCCGAAGCTGACGACATAGCCTTGCGTCCCTTCGCGGATGACTTCGTCCTTGCCGGAAACGAATTGGTAATTGCCGCCGAAGAAATCGTTCCCGTCGCTATCAAGGATCATAGGGACTTTCGAGCGGGTAGAGAAGACGAAACGCAGACCCGGGTTGAAGAAAATAGTTTCCAAGCAGGCTTTCATTTGGTTCGGGTCGGCCGGGAAGTACAGATTGGTGTCGTAACCGTCGCTCAAACCGTTGTCGGCGAACATGTTGTTTAAACCGAAATGGCAGGTGTTGTCGGCCATATCGTCGATACCGGAATGCGAGAAATGACACAACACGTTGGAATTGTTCAAACGCGCCATTGTAATTTCGGAAATACACATTTCCAGGAAAGCGCTGAATGTGCCGAAAATACCTTGCTTACCGGCTTCCATACCGAAACCTGCCGCCGCGGAAAAGTTGCCGCGCTCCATGATGCCGGAAGAGATGAAAATCTCGGGGTAAGCATCATGAATTTTCTTTAATCCGCAAGAGCCCTCGAGGTCGCTGTCGATCACGCGGACTTTTTCCAGACGTTCCGCTTCGGACAATCGGCCCAAAATCGCGACAGACGCATCGCCGAAGACGTTTCGGTTGGCATCCCATTTGTCGCTGGAGCCGAGGAAGGTGTAGTCTTGTTTCGGTGCTTGGATAGACTTTAGGTGTTCGACAGCGGCTTGCTGACCGTTGGCTTCCAAGTATTCGAGCGCCAATTTAACCGAGATGACATCGTGACCGTGGGTCGAGCCTTCCAAGCCTTTGATGCCGGGGCACATCGGGCGGTGATTGATGACCGCGACAGGACCTTGCGTGTTGATCGCGGTGACGATGCGGTGGTACAAGTCGTCGAGGTCTTCGCCGTCGCCTTCCAGTACTTTAACGCCATGGCCTTCCAGCGTTTTAGCGGTGCTGCATCCGCCCAAGTAATGGGAAGGGTGACCGGCGATCGTGACATCGTTATCGTCGATAATGAGTTTCACGTTGAGATTTTGAGCAACGGCAAGGCGTGCCGCTTCGGCATCATTACCTTCTTGTTGCGAGCCGTCGGAGCCCAGGCAGAATAATGTCTTGCTAGGGTTTGCCATCGCCACGCCATTGACGTAAGGCCACATGTGACCTAAGCGACCGGAGCTGAATTTTACGCCAGGCGTAAAGCCCAGTTCAGGATGGCCCGGTAGATGAGAATGCGCTTCGCGGTAATGCATCAGCTTTTCGGCCGGTAAATCGCCGTTTAGCGTGGACATCAAGTATTGTGTGGCAACGCGGTGTCCTGCTTCATCGAAAAAGACAGGAACGAATTTATCGTCATTGCCGCGAAACAGGGCGTCCAGAATCATGACTTCCGGAACCGTATCGAACGGGCCGCCGGTGTGTCCGCCAACGCCTCTGGCGGCGCCGGTTGCTGTGAAAAATACGATCGCATCGCGGCATAATTGAATGTTGGCCTGCAGCGCCGATTTTTGTTCGGCGGTCAGTTTATTGCTGCTTGGATCGAGTGAAATGCGCTGATAAGCGCCGAGATCGATTGGAAATTTAGACATAGTTATTTTTTTTTTTTTCCGGTTGGGTTAATAAACGTGCTTTGAAAGGTCACGGTATCGTCTTTTCAAATGCGATTATAGGGTGGTTAATGGCGGCAGAGACCTCGTCGGAAAGAAGCGATGCCCTAGGCACCGTATTCCTATGTGGATGTTTTTGAGATGCCTGAAGAACCGACGTCGCTGTTTTCGACCGCCATCCGTGGTTGCGATCAATGAAAAGCCGAAAATATGACTGCGAGAAGTATAACTCGTAGGCAAGCTCAACAAAACACTTTCGCAAAAAATGTCGGCTCAATCGTTTCGAACCCAAGTTTGATTTTCACGCTCGGTGTAGCGGTCTCTTGCCAGTAACAGATAAAAGGAAGGGACGACGAAGAGCGTAAATAGCGTTCCAACGCCGAGACCGCTAGCGATTACCAAGCCGATATCGAAACGGCTGGCAGCGCCAGGGCCCGAGGCGATCAGTAAAGGGACCATCGCGACGATCATCGATACTGTGGTCATTAAAATCGGCCGGAGCCGAATTTTCGCTGCTTGCTCTACCGCTTCGCGTTTGGTTAAGCCTTCGTGGATCTGCAATTGATTGGCGAATTCGACGATCAAAATACCATTCTTTGCAATTAAACCGATCAACGTGATCAAGCCGACTTGCGTATAAATATTGATCGAGGCGAAGCCGAGCATGATGAAAGCTAGGGCGCTGGCGATCGAGAGCGGGACCGAAATTAGAATGATCAAAGGGTCGCGCCAGCTTTCGAATTGCGCAGCCAGCATTAAGTAAATGATCAACAGCGACATGAAAAAAGTCACGACCAGAGCGCTGCCTTGTTGGGCATATTGTCGGGAACTGCCGGTATAGTCGTAACTATAACCGCGCGGAAACAATTCATCGGCTTGCTGTTCCAAATAGTCCATGGCATCGCCGAGTGTTACGCCGGGCGCCATCATGCCCGATACAGTCAGACTGTTAAGTTGTTGAAATTGCGTCCGTTTACTGGGTTCGACCGATTGTTCGATATGCACCAGCGATGACAGGGGTACTTGGCCGCCCGATGCGGTACGCAAATAATAATGCTCGAACTTACTGGTATCGAGGCGCGATAAATCGTCGACTTGCGGTATCACTTTATAACTTCGCCCCTGCAGGCTAAAGTGGTTGATATATTGCCCTCCGAGTAAAGATGCTAGGTTGCTGCCGATGTCTTGCATCGTCAGTCCCAAATCAGCTGCTCGATCGCGGTCGATGACTAGAGTCGCTTTGGGGCGGTTGAAATTGACTTCCTTCATCAAGAAATTGAAGCGCCCGCTTTGTGTCGCACGATCGACCAGAAGATCCGCTACTTGGTCAAGCGATGCGTAATCGGCATCGGTGACGATTACGAATTGCAGCGGAAGGCCGCCTCCCGATCCCGGTAAGCTTGGCCGAGGAATGACTGCGGTTTGAAAGCCGGCGATGGTATTGACCTTGGTCTGCAATTCCGGCTGTATCGCCATTTGCGAACGTTTGCGCAATGCGGTCGAAGGCATTTTAAAGCCGCCGAATACAGTGTTGTTGCTGCCGCCGAAGCCCAGCAACATAAAGCTTTCGTTGTATTCCGGTATCGATTCGAACTGGTTGATCAGTTCTTCGGCATAGGCTTCGTTGTAGTTTAAGGTTGCAGTTTGCGGGCCGGTCGCCATGACGAACAGTATGCTTTGATCTTCGGTCGGTGCCAGTTCTTTTTGCGATAGACTGAACATGAAATAAATGCTGATCAAGACCATCAGCGCGAAAGCTATGATTATCGACGGCGTTTCCAGAAGCGGGTGTAACAATTTTCGGTAACGTTCGGACCAATCGTTAAAGATTGCTTCGACCGCATGTTCGAAACGGCCGGCCTTGCCTTGGTCTTTCAATATTTTGGAGCTCAGCATCGGTGCGAGGGTGAGTGCGATAATGCTCGAAATGACTACCGCGCCGGCCAAGGTAAAAGCGAATTCGGTAAATAACGTACCGACGAGTCCGCCCATGAAACCGACCGGCAAATAGACCGCAACCAGCGCCACCGTTGTCGCGATTACCGGAAGAACCAATTCGCGCGTGCCTTCGATGGCCGCTTCGAATTTGGATTTGCCCAATTCGATATGACGATGCACGTTTTCGACGACAATGATCGCGTCGTCGACGACTAGTCCGATGCCCAGAACCATTGCCAGCATGGTGAGCAGGTTTACCGAAAACCCCATGAGTAGCATCAAAAAAGTGCCTCCGATCAACGATAAGGGGACTGTGATCGATGGAACCAGTGCGGCGCGAATCGAGCCCAATGATAAATAAATGATCAATAAGACGATGATCAATGCTTCGGCCAGCGTGCGAAAGACTTCGTTGATCGAATCCTGGATAAAACGGCTCGCATCGTAAGGTAGCAGGATATGCATGGCTTCAGGCAAGTCTTTTTCAATTTCGTCCAGCATATCGCGGACGGCATAGGCAACCGTCAGCGGGTTGGCTCCGGGTGCTTGTTCGATACCCATGAAAATCGCGGTCTTGCCTTTATACCAGTTGACCATGTCGTAATCTTCGCTGCCCAATTCGGTATCGGCAACATCGGATAGCCTGATTAGCGTACCGCCGCGATTGCCGACGACTAGATTTCGAAAATCCTGTTCGCTGACGACATCGGTTGTCGCGCTCAAATCGACCGTAACGAAATTCCCCTTGGTTTGACCGGCTCCCGACAAGTAATTGTTCGAGCGCAACACATTCGCAACATCCTCGGCAGTTACGCCGAGCGACGACATGCGCTTGGGGTCGAGCCAGATACGCATTGCAAAGGTTTTATTACCGAGTACATTGGCTTTGCCGACACCCGGTATCGATTGGATTTTCGGTTTAACGACGCGAAGCATGTAATCGCTGATTTGCGAAGGTTTCATCGTATCGCTATATAACGCGACATACATCAATGCAGTCGTATCTCCGATTTGCGATGTAATGACCGGGTCTTCCGATTCGGCGGGTAAGACATTGCGTTGACTAGCTACTTTCGCTTGAATTTCGGCGACCGCGGCATTCGGGTCGTAGTTAAGGCGCATGTGCGCTTCAATCGTCGAAACGCCTTGGCGACTGTTCGAGGACAAATAATCGATGCCGTCGGCCTCGGCGATGGCCTGCTGTAGGGGCGTGGTAATGAAGCCTTGCACTAAATCGCTGCTGGCGCCGGGATAGGACGTGGTAACCGTGACGACGGTATTTTCGGTTTCCGGGTATTGTCTGAGCTCCAGCGCCGTGATGGCTCTCAAGCCGAGTACTAAGATCAATAGACTGACAACGCTGGCGAGGACCGGTCTCTCGATGAAAAGGTCGGTGAACTTCACTGTGAAATCCTCCGTTCGCCAGGGGCGGGTTTATCATCCAACTTAACCGGCATGCCGTTACGTAGTTTGACTTGGCCGGCGCTGACGACGCGTTCCCCGAGACTCAAACCGTTAATAATTTCGATGCGTCCCGCTCGAGTTTGTCCCGTTTCGACTTGCCGGCTTTGAACGATCAGGCCTTTCTCGGCCGGTTCGATCACGAATACCGAATTGCCGTACGGGTTATAGGTGATCGCGGTATCGGGTAGTGTCAGTACCTTGAGTGCTTGGTCCGATAAAATGTTGATTTGTGCGAACATGCCCGGATGCAGCAGTTTTTCGCTGTTGTTTAACATGGCGCGAACTTGCGCGGACCGCGTGCCTTGATCGATCAGCGGACTTACGGCGCTGATTTTGCCGTTGAATTCTCGGTCCGGGTAAGCTTGTACGGTCGCAATAACTTGGCGGTCTTTAACGAGTCGATGCAGATAGCGTTCGGGGACGGTAAAGTCCAAATAAATCGGGTCCAGTTGTTGCAAAGACACGATTGCCGAACCTTCCGTTAAGTATTGGCCGAGGTTGACTAGACGAATGCCGAGTTTTCCTGTGAAAGGTGCGCGAATACGTTTTTTGTCAATCAGTGTGCGTTTAGCATGAACGGCCGCGGCGGTTTCGTCGAGTAGGGCATGGTTCTGATCGTAATCGGATTGGGAAATGAAATTTTTATCTATTAGCTTTTCGCTCCGCTCGAAGCGGACCTTGGCGAGCCGCATTTCGGCTTCGAGTCCTTGTAATTCTGCGCGATCGGTCGACGCATCCAGTTCCAACAGCAATTGCCCCTTTTTAACCGATTGGCCGGAATCGAAATGAATCGCTTCGACTTTGCCGGCGATTTCGTTGCTGACGTCGACGCCGGCTATTGCGGTCAAGCTTCCCACCGCGGACAAAGTGGAAGGCCAGATTTCCTGGGTGACTTCGGTGGCTGCAACGACGGCAGGCGGCGGAGGTTGAAAACGACCGGCTTCTTGATGAAGTTGGTAAAACTTCAGACCGAAAATACCGCCAAAAATCAACACAGAAAATAGTATGAGAATAAGAAAACGTTTGAGCATGTGAGGTTTAATACCGAATCGATGGGAATGTGGAGGCAAAACCAGTACCTAAATTATCCAAGATAGTCAATTATAACCAATGGGTTATGGAATTTAGGTGCTGGGTGGATGTGGATTTTTCAGGAGCAATAATCGACCGAGCACCCCGGCGCCGAAATTTTCCTCGTTCCCACCGCTCCAGCGTGGGAATGCATACCGATTTTGCCTTGGCTGCCACGGTATGGGGTTCTACGGAGGACCTCTCATCGTTATACATAAATCGTGTATTATTATGATCTTGCCATCTTAGCTAATGCGACCTCGATGCCATTTATTGTCACCTAACGTTCATGAAGGCCCGGCAATCGCCCTGGCAAAGAAAGTGCGAGGTGTGGGAGAGAGTGCGGTCACTCGCCCGACAGGACGCCGTGAACCCAGCACCTAAATTATCCAAGAAAGCTAACCATAGCCGATAGGCTATGGAATTTAGGTGCTGGGTGAATACGTCCATGTAGGCTCTATCCCAGCGCCGCGGTGCCTCCTTAGAGCCTGCCGAAATTTGAAGTGCGAAAGGTAAATAACGACGAGCCGAGGTTCGTGGGAACCGGAAAACCATGATGGCTAGCGGTCATCAAGTTCCTTTATCATTTGTCGGATCCGATTCAGCAATTGTCGTTGCTGCGTCGTCGGCAATCGCTTTAGGTCGTGTTCGAATTCAATCAGGCCATAATCCTCTGTTTCATTGCTCGAGTCGGATTGTTGTATGCCGCAATCGGCGAGAACGCGAGTGATGGGTTCTTGCGCGTCATCTAGCGGCATAGCCCCCGACAATATCTTTTTGAGCATGGTATGTATGCGCACGAAAACCGATTTTCCGTTGAGTAACGCCTCGGCAAATGCTTGTGCATGCTCGTCGTTATAGGCTCTTCGTCTCGAATCCGAAAAAGTGCGCATTTCAATGGTAACGAACGCTTGATTATCGATTCGATAATCGAAGTCGAACGGTTGATTTTGAGATGTAATCAGACTGTTGGAATCGACTATGAGTTGCAATTGATTCGCCTTGCAAACGATTTCAAGTCTGATCAAGTCATATAGTCCCCGTTTCGGTAACGGCGATCGTGCTAAAGTGTATTCGAGGTTAGCTAAGCGGTCCCAGTTACGATGGTAACTCCATGTGTGGAAGTCCTGAGCTACTGCGGTTTGTAAAGACAAGGCGACAATGCAAAGAACCTGTAAAAAATGCCTAAATAATCGAGTTTTAAGTTTCATTGAGCAATAGGCCCTAAAGCTTTGATAAAGAATCTTAGGATACACTAAAACTCGAATCGAAAGCTAAACCGAGTAAAGCCAATTCAATGCTCGGCAGGACGGCGGTTGACACCCCGTTCTAAACATTTCGAATGTGATCAAAGCAGCCCGAAATATTTACTGTGAAAGTTTGTGAGTTAAGGATTTCGTAATAAATAACCTCCTGGAACTATGAGCTTTGTTGAGGGTTCGGTAACTCGCTTGACAGGACGCCGTGAATACGTCCGTGTAGGCTTGACGGCGGCTTTCCCTGCCGCCGACACCTGCCAATCGAGCAACCGAACCCTCCCTAAAATAGGGAAGTTATTTACGACCAAATCCTAAGGTTCTTTATCTAATTCGCTTTCCCGCCGGAGCATCGATATCGATCGCTTTGTCGGATCAATTCATCCGCCGGCATGGGCCGCGCGAATAAATAACCTTGAGCGATATTACAACCTTCGCGTTCAAGAAATCGGGCTTGCTCTTCGGACTCGACGCCTTCCGCGACGGCTTCCAATTCTAAGTTTCGAGCCAGCGCGATGATAACTCGAACGATGGCCTCGCCGTGTTCATCGCGGCCGATGTCCTGCACGAAGGATTGATCGATTTTTAACCGGTCCAGCGGGAGGTTTTTTAAATAAGCCAGACTGGAATAACCGGTGCCGAAATCGTCAATCGATAGCAAGATACCTTGTTGACGCAAATTCTCCAAAATGCGCATGGCTTGATCCGGTTGGCGCATGATCATCGATTCGGTCACTTCCAATTCCAGATGTTTGGCAGGGATACTCATTCTTTCCAAGGCGGCGGATACTTGTCCTGCGAGATCCTCCCGGTCGATTTGTTGCATCGATAAATTGACCGAAACGCGAGGGATGTCGAAGCCTTGTGCTTGCCATTCGGCCATTTGTCTGACGGCTTCGTTTAAAACCCATTCGCCGATTTCACCGATAATACCCATGTCCTCGGCTAACGGAATGAATTTCCCAGGCGAGATCATGCCTAATTCTTCGTGCTGCCAACGCACTAGCGCCTCGACTCCCGCAAGCGTACGGTCGATCAAGTTAACTTGAGGTTGATAATAAAGCAAAAGCTCGTTTCGAGCGACCGCGCCGCGCAGAGCGTTTTCCATGATCAAGCGCTCGAAAGCGCCGGTAGTTAGGCCTGACGAAAAGAACTGATAGGTATTACGGCCTTGTTGTTTGGCTTGATACATGGCCAGGTCGGCGTGTTTCAATAGCGTGTCGACATCTTTGCCGTCGTGCGGAAACAGTGCGATGCCGATGCTGGCGGTCACGGTTAACGTGTGGTCGTCGATGAACATCGGCCGGTTAAAGATTTGCAATAATTTATGTGCGACGACGACCGCGTGATGCGCGGTGGAATCGTCTTCCAAAAGCAGAACGAATTCGTCGCCGCCTAGTCGAGCCAGCGTATCGTCGGCTCGAATCGCTTGCTGCATACGTTCAGCGGCTTGTTTCAATAGGTCGTCGCCGACCGAGTGTCCCAGTGTATCGTTAATTGTTTTGAACCGGTCCAGATCAAGAAATAATACGGCCAGATTGTTGTTTTCCCGTTGCGCATGGATCAGGGCATGCCCGAGACGGTCTCTGAATAAAGTGCGATTGGGTAGGCGTGTTAATGCATCGTGATGAGCCAGAAAGTCGAGTTGCGCCTGAGCTTCCTTGACCGAGCTGATATCGTTGAATACGCCGACAAAATGCGTGGTGGCGCCTTCGCTGTTTTTGACCGCGCTGATAGTCAACCATTCCGGATAA
It includes:
- a CDS encoding EAL domain-containing protein, giving the protein MIKSFTERNELLRILIVEDVPVDAELMVLQLKEDGLNFDWQRVQCEQDFLQALDNRPDLILTDWCLPQFSGLKVLELLHNRDNDIPVVVVSGSIGEEIAIDALQKGAFDYVLKDRPARLGAAIRHALEEKELRDERKRYLEKLRLADQVFESTGEGVIVTDIDANIVAVNPAFEQITGYTKIEVLGKNPRILKSNHQDRSFFFEMWNTLLGTGHWRGEVWNRRKNGEVYPEWLTISAVKNSEGATTHFVGVFNDISSVKEAQAQLDFLAHHDALTRLPNRTLFRDRLGHALIHAQRENNNLAVLFLDLDRFKTINDTLGHSVGDDLLKQAAERMQQAIRADDTLARLGGDEFVLLLEDDSTAHHAVVVAHKLLQIFNRPMFIDDHTLTVTASIGIALFPHDGKDVDTLLKHADLAMYQAKQQGRNTYQFFSSGLTTGAFERLIMENALRGAVARNELLLYYQPQVNLIDRTLAGVEALVRWQHEELGMISPGKFIPLAEDMGIIGEIGEWVLNEAVRQMAEWQAQGFDIPRVSVNLSMQQIDREDLAGQVSAALERMSIPAKHLELEVTESMIMRQPDQAMRILENLRQQGILLSIDDFGTGYSSLAYLKNLPLDRLKIDQSFVQDIGRDEHGEAIVRVIIALARNLELEAVAEGVESEEQARFLEREGCNIAQGYLFARPMPADELIRQSDRYRCSGGKAN